The Labrus mixtus unplaced genomic scaffold, fLabMix1.1 SCAFFOLD_61, whole genome shotgun sequence sequence tacatttatttataatgatgaagaggagataaactacatttatttataatgatgaagaggagataaactacatttatttataatgatgaagaggagataaactacatttatttataatgtgatgaagaggagataaactacatttatttatagagatgaagaggagataaactacatttatttatcatgatgaagaggagataaactacatttatttataatgtgatgaagaggagataaactacatttatttataatgatgaagaggagataaactacatttatttataatgtgatgaagaggagataaactacatttatttataatgatgaagaggagataaactacatttatttataatgatgaagaggagataaactacatttatttataatgatgaagaggagataaactacatttatttatcatgatgaagaggagataaactacatttatttataatgatgaagaggagataaactacatttatttataatgtgatgaagaggagataaactacatttatttataatgatgaagaggagataaactacatttatttataatgtgatgaagaggagataaactacatttatttataatgatgaagaggagataaactacatttatttataatgatgaagaggagataaactacatttatttataatgtgatgaagaggagataaactacatttatttataatgtgatgaagaggagataaactacatttatttataatgatgaagaggagataaactacatttatttataatgatgaagaggagataaactacatttatttataatgatgaagaggagataaactacatttatttataatgatgaagaggagataaactacatttattcatcatgatgaagaggagataaactacatttatttataatgtgatgaagaggagataaactacatttatttataatgatgaagaggagataaactacatttatttataatgatgaagaggagataaactacatttatttataatgatgaagaggagataaactacatttatttataatgaagaagaggagataaactacatttatttataatgaagaagaggagataaactacatttatttatcatgatgaagaggagataaactacatttatttataatgaagaagaggagataaactacatttatttataatgaagaagaagagataaactacatttatttatcatgatgaagaggagataaactacatttatttataatgatgaagaggagataaactacatttatttataatgatgaagaggagataaactacatttatttataatgaagaagaagagataaactacatttatttataatgaagaagaggagataaactacatttatttatagtgatgaagaggagataaactacatttatttatcatgatgaagaggagataaactacatttatttataatgatgaagaggagataaactacatttatttataatgatgaagaggagataaactacatttatttataatgaagaagaggagataaactacatttatttataatgatgaagaggagataaactacatttatttataatgaagaagaggagataaactacatttatttataatgatgaagaggagataaactacatttatttataatgatgaagaggagataaactacatttatttatcatgatgaagaggagataaactacatttatttataatgtgatgaagaggagataaactacatttatttataatgatgaagaggagataaactacatttatttataatgatgaagaggagataaactacatttatttataatgtgatgaagaggagataaactacatttatttataatgatgaagaggagataaactacatttatttataatgtgatgaagaggagataaactacatttatttataatgtgatgaagaggagataaactacatttatttataatgtgatgaagaggagataaactacatttatttataatgtgatgaagaggagataaactacatttatttataatgatgaagaggagataaactacatttatttataatgtgatgaagaggagataaactacatttatttataatgatgaagaggagataaactacatttatttatcatgatgaagaggagataaactacatttatttacagtgatgaagaggagataaactacatttatttataatgatgaagaggagataaactacatttatttatcatgatgaagaggagataaactacatttatttataatgatgaagaggagataaactacatttatttataatgtgatgaagaggagataaactacatttatttataatgtgatgaagaggagataaactacatttatttataatgatgaagaggagataaactacatttatttatcatgatgaagaggagataaactacatttatttatcatgatgaagaggagataaactacattcatttatcatgatgaagaggagataaactacatttatttataatgtgatgaagaggagataaactacatttatttataatgtgatgaagaggagataaactacatttatttataatgtgatgaagaggagataaactacatttatttataatgatgaagaggagataaactacatttatttatcatgatgaagaggagataaactacattcatttatattgatgaagaggagataaactacatttatttatagtgatgaagaggagataaactacatttatttataatgtgatgaagaggagataaactacatttatttataatgtgatgaagaggagataaactacatttatttataatgtgatgaagaggagataaactacatttatttataatgatgaagaggagataaactacatttatttatagtgatgaagaggagataaactacattcatttctttttagttttttaatgttatatatttaaatgtgtttatatttatattaattgaAAACAGGAAATTTAATCTTCATATAAATTGTGATAAATCGAACTAATTTATTCTCAGAATTTTTTAGTGCAGATTCAATTTCCGGTCATTTTAGTTTGTAAACATTAAAACCTATTTCATtatgaagtttgtttttaaaaatgtcgtaaaatattttattctgaagctcagaggaagaagagctAATTCGGTTGACTGACAGGAAGATTGACCAATAGATGTTCGTCTTGGTAACTCGCGCCTTCATTCTCAAAATTCGATTGGACGACTTATTTCCGCTTATAGATCAGTGCTGCATTCATGTCATGGCTGATTCGTCGTAATGTCGATTTTTCAAGTTGTTATAATCGTTGACGTCAACCTTCTATACGTAATGACGCTGTCACACGTCAGACATAGTCGGTATGTTAATGTAAGTATAACCATGGACGTATGACGTGGTTATATAATGTCGTGTTATCCACTCATGGTCAGCTTTACAGAAACAGAATCGTAAAGACGACGTGTAAAGCACCGGGTTCTTTCTGTCCCACGCTCCATGAATGCAGCActaacaacacacagagagcgtACTTCCCGGCGGAGACAAAGCTCATTTCTCGTCTTTGTTTTGGTTCTTTTAGTGTCGCTAACATGAATATTAAAGTGTTCTCCTCTCAGGGAGACATGAGGCTGTAGCTTTCTGCTCGTATGGACCCTTCAGCTGTTTGTTCTGAGCTACAGTCACGATGTTTTCAACCAACATGGAGACAAAAAGAGTGGAGATCCCGTCCGGAGTGCTGGACGACCTGTGCAGGTAAGCAGACCTCCGACATGTTATTACTGCTTTAAACGAGTTCACCTGTTCATGACTGCTGTTCATGAAACGAGTTCACCTGTTCATGACTGCTGTTCATGaaacctgttcacctgttcatgACGTCATGACTGCTGTTACAATGAAAGACTAAAAACAGAGTTTACAGGTGATGAACTTTAAAGAGGAAGTGGATTTACCTGCAGCTCTGCTCCTTTCATGATGTAGTTcatcaacaacatgtttgtgtttatatcaacaacatgtttgtgtttatatcatgtttgtgtttatatcatgtttgtgtttatatcatgtttgtgtttatatcaacaacatgtttgtgtttatatcatgtttgtgtttatatcaacaacatgtttgtgtttatatccacaacatgtttgtgtttatatccacaacatgtttgtgtttatatccacaacatgtttgtgtttatatcaacaacatgtttgtgtttatatcatgtttgtgtttatatcatgtttgtgtttatatcatgtttgtgtttatatcaacaacatgtttgtgtttatatcatgtttgtgtttatatcaacaacatgtttgtgtttatatcatgtctgtgtttatatcatgtttgtgtttatatccacaacatgtttgtgtttatatcaacaacatgtttgtgtttatatcaacaacatgtttgtgtttatatcatgtttgtgtttatatcaacatgtttgtgtttatatcaacaacatgtttgtgtttatatcatgtttgtgtttatatcaacaacatgtttgtgtttatatcatgtttgtgtttatatcatgtttgtgtttatatcatgtttgtgtatatatcaacaacatgtttgtgtttatatcaacaatatgtttgtgtttatatcatgtttgtgtttatatcatgtttgtgtttatatcaacaacatgtttgtgtttatatcaacaatatgtttgtgtttatatccacaacatgtttgtgtttatatcaacaacatgtttgtgtttatatcaacaacatgtttgtgtttatatccacaacatgtttgtgtttatatcaacaacatgtttgtgtttatatccacaacatgtttgtgtttatatccacaacatgtttgtgtttatatccacaacatgtttgtgtttatatccacaacatgtttgtgtatatatccacaacatgtttgtgtttatatcatgtttgtgtttatatcaacaacatgtttgtgtttatatcatgtttgtgtttatatccacaacatgtttgtgtttatatccacaacatgtttgtgtttatatcaacaacatgtttgtgtttatatccacaacatgtttgtgtttatatcaacaacatgtttgtgtttatatccacaacatgtttgtgtttatatcaacaacatgtttgtgtttatatcatgtttgtgtttatatccacaacatgtttgtgtttatatcatgtttgtgtttatatccacaacatgtttgtgtttatatcaacaacatgtttgtgtttatatccacaacatgtttgtgtttatatcaacaatatgtttgtgtttatatcatgtttgtgtttatatccacaacatgtttgtgtttatatcaacaacatgtttgtgtttatatccacaacatgtttgtgtttatatccacaacatgtttgtgtttatatcaacaacatgtttgtgtttatatcatgtttgtgtttatatccacaacatgtttgtgtttatatcaacaacatgtttgtgtttatatccacaacatgtttgtgtttatatcaacaacatgtttgtgtttatatccacaacatgtttgtgtttatatcaacaacatgtttgtgtttatatccacaacatgtttgtgtttatatccacaacatgtttgtgtttatatcaacaacatgtttgtgtttatatccacaacatgtttgtgtttatatccacaacatgtttgtgtttatatcaacatgtttgtgttcatatcatgtttgtgtttatatccacaacatgtttgtgcttatatccacaacatgtttgtgtttatatccacaacatgtttgtgtttatatcaacaacatgtttgtgtttatatccacaacatgtttgtgtttatatctacaacatgtttgtgtttatatcatgtttgtgtttatatccacatcatgtttgtgtttatatccacaacatgtttgtgtttatatcaacaacatgtttgtgtttatatcatgtttgtgtttatatcatgtttgtgtttatatcaacaacatgtttgtgtttatatcaacatgtttgtgtttatatccacaacatgtttgtgtttatatccacaacatgtttgtgtttatatcaacatgtttgtgtttatatcatgtttgtgtttatatccacaacatgtttgtgtttatatcatgtttgtgtttatatcatgtttgtgtttatatcaacatgtttgtgtttatatcatgtttgtgtttatatccacaacatgtttgtgtttatatcaacaacatgtttgtgtttatatcaacatgtttgtgtttatatcatgtttgtgtttatatccacaacatgtttgtgtttatatcaacaacatgtttgtgtttatatcaacatgtttgtgtttatatcatgtttgtgtttatatccacaacatgtttgtgtttatatcatgtttgtgtttatatccacaacatgtttgtgtttatatcaacaacatgtttgtgtttatatccacaacatgtttgtgtttatatccacaacatgtttgtgtttatatcaacaacatgtttgtgtttatatcaacatgtttgtgtttatatccacaacatgtttgtgtttatatcatgtttgtgtttatatcatgtttgtgtttatatcaacatgtttgtgtttatatcaacaacatgtttgtgtttatatcaacatgtttgtgtttatatcatgtttgtgtttatatccacaacatgtttgtgtttatatcatgtttgtgtttatatcaacaacatgtttgtgtttatatccacaacatgtttgtgtttatatcaacaacatgtttgtgtttatatcaacaacatgtttgtgtttatatccacaacatgtttgtgtttatatcaacaacatgtttgtgtttatatccacaacatgtttgtgtttatatcaacaacatgtttgtgtttatatccacaacatgtttgtgtttatatccacaacatgtttgtgtttatatcaacaacatgtttgtgtttatatcaacaaaatgtttgtgtttatatccacaacatgtttgtgtttatatcaacaacatgtttgtgtttatatccacaacatgtttgtgtttatatccacaacatgtttgtgtttatatccacaacatgtttgtgtttatatcaacaacatgtttgtgtttatatccacaacatgtttgtgtttatatccacaacatgtttgtgtttatatcaacaacatgtttgtgtttatatccacaacatgtttgtgtttatatccacaacatgtttgtgtttatatccacaacatgtttgtgtttatatcaacaacatgtttgtgtttatatccacaacatGCTTCACAGAGAAACCTTCATGACTATATGAGGAGAGCAGATACAGTCAACACGTCTCACAACAGTAACGTGAAGGAAACTTCAAGTCTGagtatctttgatatttagctATCTTTAAGAAACCTTCATCcttaaagataaaataagaatataaagTATTAACTGATTGTTGTGAGTAAAATGTGTCCTGGACAGTAAACAGAATGTTTCCATTATAGAAGTGACCCTGAACGCTCCTCAATGTGTTCAGTGTATGGAGGCCGACGTGACACAAAGTGAACATGATAATCAGACTGTGACCCCTGTGTGACCCCTGTGTGACCCCTGTGTGACCCCTGTGTGACCCCTGTGTGACCCCTGTGCTCTTGTCTCAGTCGCTTCATCCTGCACATCCCCAGCGAGGAGAGAGATAACGCCATCAGAGTGTGTTTTCAGATCGAGCTGGCTCACTGGTTCTATCTGGACTTCTGCATGCAGAACACTCCAGGAGCTCCACACTGCGGCATCCGAGACTTCGCCAAGGCTGATATCCTTCATGACCTCTGAACACCTGATGTTGAACACGTTGTTATGATGCAGTATCTGTCTGCTCAGGTGAATCTTCTTTAACAGCTGTGAACTCTTCCATCACTGTCCCTTCCTGCTGCCTCACGGAGAAGACGTGCAGAAAGTCCTCGAGCAGTGGAAGGAGTACAAGATGGGAGTCCCAACGTACGGAGCAATAATCCTGGATGAAACTCTGGAGAAtgttagtctctctctctctctctctgtctctctctgtctgtctctgtctctctctgtctctctctctctctgtctctctctgtctctctctctctctctctgtctctctctgtctctctctgtctctttctctctctgtctctctctctgtctctctctctgtctctctgtctctctctctctctctctgtctctctctgtctctctctgtctctctctctctctgtctctctctgtctctctctctgtctctctctctctctgtctctctctgtctctctgtctctctctctgtctctgtctctctctgtctctctctctgtctctgtctctctttgtctctctctctgtctctgtctctctctctgtctctctctgtctctctctgtctctgtctctctctctgtctctctctgtctctctctctgtctgtctctctctctgtctctgtctctctctctctgtctctctctgtctctgtctgtctctgtctctgtctctctctctctctctctgtctctctctgtctctctctctctctctgtctctctctctctctgtctctctctctctctgtgtctgtctctctctctgcctctctctctctgtctctctctctctctctctgcctctctctctctctgtctctctctctgtctctctctctctctctctgtgtctctctgtctctctctctgtctctgtctctctctctctgtctctctctctgtctctctctgtctctgtctctctctctgtctctctctgtctctgtctctctgtctctgtccctctctctctctctctctctgtctctctctctgtctctctctctctgtctctctccccctctctctgtctctctccccctctctctctgtttctctctctctctctgtctctctctccctctctctctgtctctctttctctgtctctctgtctctctctctgtctctctctctctctctctctctctctctctctgtctctctctctctctgtctctctctctgtctctgtctctctctctctctctctctgtctctctctctctctccccctctctctctgtctctctccccctctctctctctctctcactctctctctctctccccctctcccccctctctctctcactctctccccctctctctcactctctccccctctctctctctcactctctccccctctctctctgtctctgtctctctctctctctctccccctctctctctctcactctctccccccctctctctctctctgtctctctccccctctctctctgtctctctctctccccccctctctctatgtctctctctgtctctcactctctccccctctctgtctctctctgtctctctctctctgtctctctgtctctctctctctgtctctctccccctctctctctgtctctctctctctctgtgtccccctctctctcactctgtctctctctgtctctctctctctctgtctcactctctctgtctctctctctctcactctgtctctctctctgtctctttctctgtctctgtctcactctctccccctctctctatgtctctctctgtctctcactctctccccctctctgtctctctctctctctgtctctctgtctctctctctctgtctctctccccctctctctttgtctctctctctctgtctccccctctctctcactctgtctctctctgtctctctctctctctgtctcactctctctgtctctctctctctctctctctctctctgtgtctctctctctctgtctctctctctgtctctgtctctctctctctctctgtctctctctgtctctctccccctctctctctctctcactctctctctctctccccctctctccccccctctctctctcactctctccctcactctctccccctctctctctgtctctgtctctctctctctctctccccctctctctctctcactctctccccctctctctctctctctgtctctctccccctctctctctgtctctctctctccccccctctctctatgtctctctctgtctctcactctctccccctctctgtctctctctgtctctctctctctctgtctctctctctctgtctctctgtctctctctctctgtctctctccccctctctctctgtctctctctctctgtctccccctctctctcactctgtctctctctgtctctctctctctctgtctcactctctctgtctctctctctctctcactctgtctctctctctgtctctgtctctgtctctctctctctccccctctctctctctctcactctctccccctctctctcccccccaggCGCTGCTGGTTCAGGGTTACCTGGCTAAGTCTGGTTGGGGTTTTCCAAAGGGGAAGGTGAACGAGGACGAGGCTCCTCATGACTGTGCGGTGAGAGAGGTGAGTCCAGGTGAGAACAGTGGGACATGTTGAACAGGTGTTCTGATGACTGAGCGTCCAGGTGTTTCCAGGTGTTGGAGGAGACGGGCTTCGACATTAAGAATCGTATCGGTAAAGACGTGTACATCGAGCAGAAGATCACAGACCAGGTGGTCCGCCTCTACATCATCCCCGGGGTCTCCAGAGACACAAAGTTCAACCCCAAAACCAGGAAGGAGATCCGGGTAggtgctctgtgattggttaagGTGCAGCCCTCTGTACCTGTCAGTAACACCTGCTTCCTGTTGTCGTAGAACATCGAGTGGTTTCCCATCGAGAAGCTGCCGTGTCACAGGAACGACATGACGCCCAAATCCAAGCTGGGACTCGCTCCAAACAGGTTCTTCATGGCCATCCCGTTCATCAGGTGGGCGTGAAAACTCAGAACGGTAGCTTAGCCCCGCCCAGCCAGGTGCTTCGTGGTGGTGTGGGAAACCCTGTAGGatctgatgatgtgtttgtgttcagaccTCTCAGAGAGTGGATCAGCAGGACGAAGGGCGAGTCGACTGACAGCGACGACGACTTTACCAACAGCAACACTCCCAACGCCGCTCGGTAACCATGGCAACGCCTCACCTGTAATCACAGCTCATGACGAGGATGTCTCCTCTAGTCCGAGCTGCACAGAAGAGTATTATGGGATGTTCATTtactctgtttgtctctcaggTCAAAGTCACGCCGCctcacaggaagtgatgcgTTTCCTGTTGACGTGTGGACCAAGAAGCAGCAGACGCAGGTGTTGTATCCTGTGACATCATGACGTGTTCTTCCTGAAGTGTTGAAAGCAGGCGTTTGATTGGATGATTTTGATGATTTGTCAGAGCGTGAAAGTAAACGGGAAGAAGAGTCAGGACTCTCCGTACCTGAAGAAAGTCCTCGCTGAGCCGGCAGCCAGCAGACCCGCTTCAGTAAGTAGATAGGGGGAGGAGCTTATCTCAGACCCGCTTCAGTAAGTAGATAGGGGGAGGAGCTTATCTCAGACCCTCTTCAGTAAgtagagagggggaggagcttatcTCAGACCCGCTTCAGTAAgtagagagggggaggagcttatcTCAGACCCTCTTCAGTAAgtagagagggggaggagcttatcTCAGACCTGCTTCAGTAActagagagggggaggagcttatcTCAGACCCGCTTCAGTAAgtagagagggggaggagcttatcTCAGACCCTCTTCAGTAActagagagggggaggagcttatcTCAGACCCGCTTCAGTAagtagagggggaggagcttatcTCAGACCCGCTTCAGTAActagagagggggaggagcttatcTCAGACCCTCTGTCAAACTgatgcagcttcttcttctgtctctgcagaAAGACGAGAAAAGACTTCAGCCCAGACGACTGCAGGACACATTTGACagaggtgacacacacacagatacacacacacagatacagatacacatacatacacacacacacacacacacacacagatacagatacacacacaaatacacacacacagatacacacacacagatacagatacacatacatacacacacacacacacacacacacacacagatacagatacacacacagatacacacacacagatacagatacacacacaaatacacacacacagacacacacacacagatacacacacacagatacagatacacatacatacacacacacacacacacacacacagatacagatacacacacaaatacacacacacagatacacacacacagatacagatacacacacagatacacagatacagatacacacacagatacagatacacacacacacacatacacacacagatacagatacacacacacatacacacacacacatacacacacagatacagatacacacacacatacacacacagatacagatacacacacatacacacacacacacagatatacagatacacagatacatacacacacacacacagatatacagatacacagatacatacacacacacacacagatacagatacacacacacatacacacacagatacagatacacacacacatacacacacagatacagatacacacacatacacacacagatatacagatacatacacacacacacaggtacagatatacacacagatacacctacacatatacatacacacacacacacacagatacacacacacagatacagacacacacacacagacacacacacacacacacacacacagatacacacacacacacacacacacagatacacacacacatatacagatatacacacac is a genomic window containing:
- the dcp2 gene encoding m7GpppN-mRNA hydrolase translates to MFSTNMETKRVEIPSGVLDDLCSRFILHIPSEERDNAIRVCFQIELAHWFYLDFCMQNTPGAPHCGIRDFAKAVFHHCPFLLPHGEDVQKVLEQWKEYKMGVPTYGAIILDETLENALLVQGYLAKSGWGFPKGKVNEDEAPHDCAVREVLEETGFDIKNRIGKDVYIEQKITDQVVRLYIIPGVSRDTKFNPKTRKEIRNIEWFPIEKLPCHRNDMTPKSKLGLAPNRFFMAIPFIRPLREWISRTKGESTDSDDDFTNSNTPNAARSKSRRLTGSDAFPVDVWTKKQQTQSVKVNGKKSQDSPYLKKVLAEPAASRPASKDEKRLQPRRLQDTFDRDSSSQQQLLSSNTFLNFRFDRDAIMKCFDP